A window of the Rhodospirillales bacterium genome harbors these coding sequences:
- a CDS encoding Coenzyme F420 hydrogenase/dehydrogenase, beta subunit C-terminal domain — protein MSFTNDAVLDAMTSHYGPTATLIDIDEVLDRRQPFTVIAKLCDIAALRNYTRHDARVGKLVKYWISLICGGWMEPGETKRFTESKGVASFSYSRKGCPGPTAFGTENWRIP, from the coding sequence TTGAGTTTCACCAACGACGCTGTCCTTGATGCGATGACATCGCATTACGGACCGACCGCGACCCTGATCGATATCGACGAGGTGCTGGATCGCCGCCAGCCGTTCACCGTCATCGCCAAGCTCTGCGACATCGCGGCGTTGCGGAACTATACACGCCACGATGCGCGGGTCGGAAAGCTGGTGAAGTACTGGATCAGCCTGATCTGCGGCGGGTGGATGGAACCCGGCGAAACGAAGCGGTTCACCGAGAGCAAGGGTGTTGCGAGCTTCAGCTATAGCCGCAAGGGCTGCCCGGGACCGACCGCCTTCGGGACCGAGAACTGGCGGATTCCCTAG
- a CDS encoding Coenzyme F420 hydrogenase/dehydrogenase, beta subunit C-terminal domain translates to MCPDGSTEAADIVAADSWPDGDNTNGYTFDEDRDPGTDVVIARNKAGEDLVDAAIKSGHVTLGSPGTAVALDILPALQHAQEDGLLVSAQVDHGRRQGRAGHERLALEQAAAGLGD, encoded by the coding sequence ATCTGTCCCGACGGTTCCACCGAAGCAGCCGACATCGTCGCAGCGGATTCCTGGCCTGACGGCGACAACACGAACGGTTACACCTTTGATGAAGACCGCGACCCCGGCACCGATGTCGTCATCGCTCGGAACAAGGCCGGAGAGGACCTGGTCGATGCGGCGATCAAGTCCGGCCATGTCACGCTGGGCTCACCGGGTACGGCTGTGGCACTCGATATTCTACCAGCCTTACAACATGCACAGGAAGATGGTCTGCTGGTCTCGGCTCAAGTGGATCACGGACGAAGACAAGGTCGTGCCGGTCACGAACGGCTGGCGTTGGAGCAAGCCGCTGCCGGCCTTGGTGATTAG
- a CDS encoding RidA family protein produces MSLSGIVSTDMAGGEDTVSDIATETHLVMTTIRTLLASVVLGMTEILRGDVHLTDLDDMAAMNAVYGTFFPGDQRPARTTTQSAKMAGG; encoded by the coding sequence ATGTCTCTCTCCGGTATCGTGTCCACCGACATGGCGGGCGGCGAGGACACCGTCAGCGATATCGCGACGGAGACGCATCTGGTCATGACCACGATCCGGACCCTGCTGGCCTCCGTCGTGCTCGGCATGACCGAAATCCTCCGGGGCGACGTTCACCTGACCGATCTCGACGACATGGCGGCGATGAACGCGGTCTACGGCACGTTCTTCCCCGGCGACCAACGGCCGGCGCGGACCACCACGCAGTCAGCCAAGATGGCCGGCGGCTGA